The sequence AAATTACCTTGCCGGTCATGCGAGCTAGGCGTAATAGGTTTAAGGCGGCCACTGAGTTCCCCGACGGAACCGCGCCATCATAGATCTCCTTGGGGCGCGCGATGAGCATTTCATTTTCTTGGCCAGTAAAATAAAACCCGCCCTTTTCCGCATCCCCAAAAAGTTCGATCATAATCTGATTGAGATGGACGGCCTTCTCCAGGTACCGGACCTCAAAGGTGGCTTCATATAATTCAATTAGGCCCCAGACCAAATAGGCATAGTCATCCAGGAAACCCGGATAGGCGATATGTCCATGGCGGTAACGGCGATACAGCCGGCCGTGGGATGTCCGCATTTTCTCCAGAAGAAAATCCGCCGCCCGCCGGGCAGCCCAGGCGTAGCCATCATCCTGGAGCGCCTGCGCGCCTTTGGCCAAGGCGGCGATCATCAGCCCGTTCCAGGAGGTGATGATTTTATCATCTTTCAGAGGGTGAACCCTTTTCTCCCGGTCGTTCTGCCAGAGAGTAGAGATGCGGGTTAGGAGGACGGTAAACCCCACCATACCCGCCCGGCTGTCTTTAGGGAAATAGGTTCCCGCAAAGAACGGGTTTCCTTCCGGGGTCATAAAGATCGATAGCGGCCAGCCTCCTTGGCCGGTTAAGGCCTGGCATACGGACATGTAGACTTGGTCTATGTCCGGCCGTTCCTCGCGATCCACTTTGATGGAGACAAAGGATTGATTCAGTAACCTGGCCACTTCCTCGTCTTCAAAGGATTCATGGGCCATTACATGGCACCAATGGCAGGTGGCATAACCGATGGAAAGAAAAATGGGCTTGTCTCCCTCTTTGGCTTGACGAAAAGCTTCTTCGTTCCAGGGATACCAGTCGACGGGATTGTCGGCATGCTGAAGCAGGTAAGGACTTTTTTCCTGGATCAGGTGATTATAAGGATGGGAGGGTTGCTTTCCGGAACGAACCAGGAAGGCCTCCTGCTTTCAGTCCGCTTCACCAGGAGCTCTGAGGGGTGCAAGCTTTGGTGGAATGAGTTCAGTTCAAGGCGAACGAACCTCTCTGCGGGAAACTTTCGCCTGTGATAGTAGAATTTCGATCAGGGGGAAGTCCAAAAGACCTCCGCTGGATTAGCCTTCGGGCGAAAAATCAGTCTTGCTGGCCCCGCATACCGGGCACGTCCAGTCTGCCGGAAGTTTTTCGAAGGGCGTGCCGGGGGCTACACCATTTTCCGGATCTCCCGCGGCCGGATCATAGACATAACCGCAAATGTTGCAGGTGTACTTTTTCATTCCTTCCTCTCCTTTCGTCATGTATTTTGGAGGACGCAGATTTGCGCAGATTACCGCAGATAAAAAGATGAAACCGTTAAGGCGTGAATGCGTAAAAACGCACAGCCGTCAATGCAGGTGCGCATCTACCCATTTACGCTTTTACCCTTTACGATTTTAAATCCTCATAATCTGCGTTTATCTACGTCCAAATAATTCTCAAATCACCTGGTGGCGCAGCGTTTCCAACTCTCTGCTCAAAGTGGCGATATGGCCCATTTCTTTCCATCTGCTCGGCCATCAGGAAGATCTCTAAAAATATTATCCTGGGTTTTCTAACCAATTTCAAGAATTAAAAATTGGATACAGAGTTCGTCGAAGTGAAAGATTGGTTGAAGAAAAAATGTTCATGAAAGAGCTTAGTTGATTTGTGTTCGCTAAACG is a genomic window of Deltaproteobacteria bacterium containing:
- a CDS encoding DUF255 domain-containing protein translates to MLQHADNPVDWYPWNEEAFRQAKEGDKPIFLSIGYATCHWCHVMAHESFEDEEVARLLNQSFVSIKVDREERPDIDQVYMSVCQALTGQGGWPLSIFMTPEGNPFFAGTYFPKDSRAGMVGFTVLLTRISTLWQNDREKRVHPLKDDKIITSWNGLMIAALAKGAQALQDDGYAWAARRAADFLLEKMRTSHGRLYRRYRHGHIAYPGFLDDYAYLVWGLIELYEATFEVRYLEKAVHLNQIMIELFGDAEKGGFYFTGQENEMLIARPKEIYDGAVPSGNSVAALNLLRLARMTGKVIWEKKADQLLQVFSSAVADVPMACTQLLIALDFVVGPTKEMVIAGDPQEEMARAMIALLHRKFVPNKVVLLRQEGEAGKDLTALSPFVAGMIPVGKKPAVYLCARFACRSPLTDLPALESALE
- a CDS encoding rubredoxin, with protein sequence MKKYTCNICGYVYDPAAGDPENGVAPGTPFEKLPADWTCPVCGASKTDFSPEG